In Gemmata obscuriglobus, a single genomic region encodes these proteins:
- a CDS encoding glycosyltransferase family 2 protein has protein sequence MRNGAKNTSPLPAPNSGTSQEAAPLVTLAIAHYNLGAYFPDTLATLAAQTYPNLEVIAIDDGSTDAASIETFEAMRTKYPRFTFLRQPNAGIGVTRNRCLELARGEFFIPVDADNLATPEMVATFVRAMQRNPELAAMSSYFLAFDVPAPGFVPEQFLYALRPTGGPHALASIRNVYGDANAIFRTPALRAVDGYETDRGTSCEDWEAFVKLVHAGHRLGVVPAHLFYYRHRPGGFSRSTNWFANHQRVLRQFAHAGNLPPADALAAWTTLLGFYQELERRKQAVPPRRHRAADWLRSLLRKPFEWLKRS, from the coding sequence ATGCGCAATGGTGCGAAGAACACCTCGCCGTTGCCCGCCCCCAATTCAGGAACGTCACAAGAGGCCGCGCCGCTTGTGACGCTCGCCATCGCTCATTACAACTTGGGCGCATATTTCCCCGATACGCTCGCGACGTTGGCCGCTCAGACCTACCCGAACCTCGAGGTCATCGCGATCGACGACGGCTCTACGGATGCCGCATCGATTGAAACGTTTGAGGCGATGCGGACAAAGTACCCGCGGTTTACTTTCCTGCGCCAGCCGAATGCGGGCATCGGTGTGACCCGTAACCGGTGCCTGGAACTCGCCCGGGGCGAGTTCTTTATTCCCGTGGACGCGGACAACCTCGCGACGCCCGAGATGGTGGCGACGTTCGTGCGCGCCATGCAGCGGAACCCCGAACTTGCTGCGATGTCGTCCTACTTCCTGGCGTTCGACGTGCCGGCGCCGGGCTTCGTTCCCGAACAGTTTCTGTACGCCCTTCGACCAACAGGCGGGCCGCACGCGCTCGCCAGCATTCGCAACGTGTACGGCGATGCGAACGCCATTTTCCGCACGCCTGCGCTTCGTGCCGTTGATGGGTACGAGACCGACCGCGGCACCTCATGCGAGGACTGGGAAGCGTTCGTGAAACTGGTCCACGCCGGTCACCGGCTCGGTGTGGTGCCCGCGCACCTGTTCTACTACCGGCACCGGCCGGGAGGCTTCTCGCGCAGCACGAATTGGTTCGCAAACCACCAGCGGGTGCTGCGCCAGTTCGCTCACGCAGGCAATCTGCCGCCGGCGGATGCGCTCGCGGCCTGGACGACACTACTCGGGTTCTATCAAGAACTGGAGCGACGAAAGCAGGCGGTACCGCCGCGACGGCATCGTGCGGCTGATTGGTTGCGCTCGTTGCTGCGGAAGCCGTTCGAGTGGCTGAAGCGGTCGTGA
- the glf gene encoding UDP-galactopyranose mutase: MLDDVDLLVCGAGPVGCVVAERAASVLGWKVLVIDRRPHIAGNCHDSPATNGVLVHNYGPHYFRTDDENLLRYLSRFAEFAPAKYEVRSLVGDQLYPFPINLGTLEQFFGRKLDADSAEQLLAERRVPIADPTNSEEYVLSRVGRELYEAFYLHYTRKQWGVHPRDLDPQVCGRVPVRLNRDGRYVGHKFQVMPAGGFTKLFARMLKHPKIRTLLNCDFSEVRHLIHPRRATVYCGPVDAYFDNRLGKLPYRSLKFEFVPHAVAWRQPCVQINYPNDFTYTRSVEIKHVTGQCHAETVVSYETPCAEGEPFYPVPQRASAELYARYRALAEAETASNRVYFCGRLAQYRYFNTDEVIQEALACFQTIRRSAGAPASLSPAA; encoded by the coding sequence ATGCTCGACGACGTTGATCTGCTCGTGTGCGGGGCCGGGCCGGTCGGGTGCGTGGTCGCCGAGCGCGCCGCTAGCGTACTCGGGTGGAAGGTGCTCGTCATCGACCGGCGGCCTCACATCGCCGGTAACTGCCACGACTCGCCCGCGACGAACGGCGTTCTGGTCCACAACTACGGCCCGCACTACTTCCGCACCGACGACGAGAACCTGCTGCGGTACCTGTCGCGGTTCGCCGAGTTCGCGCCGGCGAAGTACGAAGTGCGGTCGCTGGTGGGCGACCAACTGTACCCGTTCCCGATCAACCTCGGCACCCTCGAACAGTTTTTCGGCCGGAAGCTCGATGCGGACTCCGCTGAGCAACTCCTCGCGGAGCGCCGTGTGCCGATCGCCGACCCCACGAACTCGGAAGAGTACGTGCTCAGCCGAGTGGGGCGCGAGCTGTACGAAGCGTTTTACCTCCACTACACGCGGAAACAGTGGGGCGTCCACCCGCGCGACCTCGACCCGCAGGTGTGCGGTCGGGTGCCGGTGCGCCTGAACCGGGATGGGCGGTACGTGGGGCACAAGTTCCAGGTGATGCCGGCCGGCGGGTTCACGAAGTTGTTCGCGCGGATGCTGAAGCACCCGAAGATTCGCACGCTTCTGAACTGCGATTTCAGCGAGGTGCGCCATCTGATCCATCCGCGCCGGGCAACGGTCTATTGCGGGCCGGTGGACGCCTACTTCGATAACAGGCTCGGGAAACTGCCGTACCGGTCGTTGAAGTTTGAGTTCGTGCCGCACGCGGTCGCCTGGCGCCAGCCGTGCGTGCAGATCAACTACCCCAACGACTTCACCTACACGCGCTCCGTCGAGATCAAACACGTGACCGGGCAGTGCCACGCCGAGACGGTCGTGAGCTACGAAACGCCGTGCGCCGAAGGAGAGCCGTTCTACCCGGTGCCGCAACGTGCAAGTGCGGAACTGTACGCCCGCTATCGTGCTCTTGCCGAGGCGGAAACGGCGAGCAACCGTGTGTACTTTTGCGGCCGGCTGGCGCAGTACCGATATTTCAACACCGACGAAGTGATTCAGGAGGCGCTCGCGTGCTTTCAGACGATCCGCCGGAGCGCCGGAGCGCCTGCCTCGTTGTCCCCGGCTGCTTGA
- a CDS encoding glycosyltransferase has translation MNDDTPPGLSARIGRALVALGLSMWVLAETARKHGLLRTLATLFVFARFVLSLVRKTGRVLPSVRFAHSRNFQSQVMTPRAALAFLTSVPYTYGQNPWVIEIEDPSTLFFPFVQNGHTAALDVRSLPCFGAVKALLEAESCRGIVTHMRSTAELLPVLFGSETIARKVTYASLGAALPERPQAHADEGEDAPINLLFTNSWHQLSAGFFYRGGIDVLEAFDVLRRRYPQLRLTVRSALPKLDERHYRMVESGWVRVIDRFMPADELARLQTESHIFLLPAARIHIVSVLQAMSYGQAVVVSDGWGMSEYVEHGVTGLVVPGRAGKVSWADSECGVLREDYRPLFAPDQRVIDGLIESVSLLVEHRAVRRRLGAAAREAVATRFTPERWNAGLKTAFDKARRR, from the coding sequence GTGAATGACGATACGCCACCCGGTCTCTCGGCCCGCATCGGCCGCGCTCTTGTCGCACTCGGGCTATCCATGTGGGTGCTGGCCGAAACCGCCCGCAAGCACGGCTTGCTTCGCACGCTCGCGACCCTCTTCGTGTTCGCGCGCTTCGTGCTGTCGCTGGTCCGCAAAACGGGGCGGGTGCTGCCGTCGGTGCGGTTCGCGCACTCGCGCAACTTCCAGTCGCAGGTGATGACCCCGCGCGCCGCGCTCGCGTTCCTCACGAGTGTGCCGTACACTTACGGTCAGAACCCGTGGGTGATCGAGATCGAAGACCCCTCCACGCTGTTCTTCCCGTTCGTGCAGAACGGCCACACCGCGGCGCTTGATGTGCGGTCGCTCCCGTGCTTTGGCGCGGTGAAGGCGCTCCTCGAAGCCGAGTCCTGCCGCGGCATCGTGACGCACATGCGCTCGACCGCGGAACTGCTCCCGGTCCTGTTCGGCAGCGAGACGATTGCCCGCAAGGTGACCTACGCGTCCCTCGGCGCCGCGCTGCCGGAACGGCCGCAGGCGCACGCCGACGAGGGTGAGGACGCGCCGATCAACCTGCTGTTCACAAACTCGTGGCACCAGTTGAGTGCAGGGTTTTTCTATCGCGGTGGTATCGACGTTCTGGAAGCGTTCGACGTGCTGCGTCGCCGGTACCCGCAACTGCGGCTCACGGTCCGCTCCGCGCTCCCGAAACTCGACGAGCGCCACTACCGCATGGTGGAATCGGGGTGGGTGCGGGTGATCGACCGATTCATGCCCGCGGACGAACTCGCGCGGCTGCAAACCGAGTCGCACATCTTTTTGCTGCCGGCCGCCCGCATTCACATCGTTTCGGTGCTGCAAGCGATGTCATACGGGCAGGCGGTCGTTGTGTCGGACGGCTGGGGCATGTCCGAGTACGTGGAGCACGGGGTGACGGGGCTGGTCGTTCCGGGGCGCGCCGGGAAGGTGTCGTGGGCCGACTCCGAATGTGGCGTGTTGCGCGAGGACTACCGCCCGCTGTTCGCCCCGGACCAGCGGGTGATCGACGGCCTGATCGAATCGGTTTCGCTGCTCGTGGAGCATCGGGCGGTGCGCCGGCGGCTCGGCGCCGCGGCGCGCGAGGCCGTCGCCACGCGGTTCACGCCGGAGCGCTGGAACGCCGGCCTTAAAACGGCCTTTGACAAGGCTCGACGACGTTGA
- a CDS encoding glycosyltransferase family 2 protein — MRRCLSLIVPTRGRPAKLRRMLDSVAATAYHPERLEVVLVIDADDPASAVTHPRLKVRHVVVPPGRTMGALNSAGYEASTGDYVMLLNDDVTARTPGWDALVFGCLRRFPDPFALVHVNDTLMRDNLCVFPLVSRAFCELAGGICPPCYHRYRIDDHIEDAFNLLAVLGERRIVYLPDVIFEHDNAVQHPEAGVVYMSDPAVLALDAPLFDALLPERKELALRLRAVIEGWTNSTAEGEWRATLAAVGHSFDVRTPGRQIVIRRPWWRPVRESLAALTRLINCARRKNASGFVRAVRNRLARPALTPGSRME, encoded by the coding sequence ATGCGACGGTGCCTTTCGTTGATCGTTCCGACGCGCGGACGGCCCGCGAAGTTGCGCCGCATGCTCGACAGCGTGGCGGCGACCGCCTATCACCCCGAGCGGCTCGAAGTCGTTCTTGTGATCGACGCGGACGATCCCGCCAGTGCGGTAACCCACCCGCGGTTGAAGGTGCGGCACGTGGTCGTTCCGCCAGGCCGCACGATGGGCGCGCTCAATAGCGCCGGCTACGAAGCTTCGACCGGCGATTACGTCATGCTGCTGAACGACGACGTGACCGCCCGCACGCCGGGCTGGGACGCTCTCGTTTTTGGCTGCCTGCGGCGGTTCCCGGACCCGTTCGCGCTGGTTCACGTCAACGACACCCTGATGCGCGACAACCTGTGCGTGTTCCCCCTGGTGTCGCGTGCGTTTTGCGAACTGGCCGGGGGCATCTGTCCGCCCTGTTATCACCGCTACCGGATCGACGATCACATTGAGGACGCGTTCAATCTGCTCGCGGTGCTGGGCGAGCGGCGCATCGTGTACCTGCCGGACGTGATCTTCGAGCACGACAACGCGGTGCAGCACCCGGAAGCCGGGGTGGTGTACATGTCCGATCCCGCGGTTCTCGCTCTCGACGCGCCGCTGTTCGACGCACTCCTTCCAGAGCGAAAAGAGCTCGCCCTGCGGCTGCGGGCGGTGATCGAGGGCTGGACAAATTCGACCGCGGAGGGCGAGTGGCGGGCGACGCTCGCCGCGGTCGGGCATTCGTTCGACGTTCGCACGCCGGGGCGGCAAATCGTGATACGCCGACCGTGGTGGCGCCCGGTTCGGGAGAGCCTGGCGGCGCTGACGAGGCTGATCAACTGTGCCCGACGCAAGAACGCGAGCGGGTTCGTGCGGGCCGTCCGGAACCGCCTCGCGCGGCCCGCGTTGACACCCGGTTCGCGGATGGAGTAG
- a CDS encoding glycosyltransferase family 2 protein: MSERTSRKRRRGGNPYAGLIHLLNQRYHAEWQRAELLQNELTGRENSKVARAAEFVRRFVRRFVPHPAVVPKVVTELAVPYTGGARAVPDATVSIIIPFRDRPELLRNCLRSLRRSTYKKTEVVLVDNGSEDPRTARLLAGISAQRNIKLVRCDEPFNFSRLCNLGVRKATGDHLVFLNNDTEVITRRWLERMLVLAADPAVGAVGATLLYPDRTIQHAGLFPRSDGAWVHPYRGEPAEAVGENGELRVMRIVPAVTAACLLVRRDVFESANGFDEDLQDSLNDADLCRRLGAAGRVTVITPHAKLFHYEGLSRAFNVDPLMA, encoded by the coding sequence ATGAGCGAGCGAACGTCCCGGAAGCGGCGCCGCGGGGGCAACCCCTACGCTGGGCTGATTCACCTGCTGAACCAGCGCTACCACGCCGAGTGGCAGCGCGCGGAGTTGCTCCAGAACGAGCTGACCGGGCGCGAGAACTCGAAGGTCGCGCGGGCGGCGGAGTTCGTCCGGCGGTTCGTGCGCCGGTTCGTACCGCACCCGGCCGTTGTGCCGAAGGTCGTTACCGAACTGGCCGTTCCGTACACGGGGGGGGCACGCGCGGTCCCGGACGCAACGGTCAGCATCATCATCCCGTTCCGCGACCGCCCGGAACTGCTCCGCAACTGCCTGCGGAGCCTGCGGCGCAGCACCTACAAGAAGACCGAGGTGGTGCTGGTCGACAACGGGAGCGAGGACCCGCGTACCGCTCGGTTGCTCGCGGGCATCAGCGCGCAGCGGAACATCAAACTGGTCCGCTGCGACGAGCCGTTCAACTTCTCGCGGCTGTGTAACCTCGGCGTGCGAAAGGCGACCGGCGATCACCTGGTGTTTCTGAACAACGACACTGAAGTCATCACGCGCCGCTGGCTCGAACGGATGCTGGTTCTCGCGGCGGACCCGGCGGTCGGCGCGGTGGGCGCGACACTACTGTACCCGGACCGGACCATTCAGCACGCAGGGCTGTTCCCGCGGAGCGACGGGGCCTGGGTCCATCCGTACCGCGGTGAGCCGGCAGAGGCAGTGGGTGAGAACGGTGAGCTGCGTGTGATGCGGATCGTTCCCGCGGTGACCGCGGCGTGCCTGCTCGTGCGCCGGGACGTGTTCGAGTCGGCGAACGGGTTCGATGAGGACCTGCAAGACTCGCTCAACGACGCCGACCTGTGCCGGCGCCTGGGCGCGGCCGGGCGGGTAACCGTCATCACTCCGCACGCAAAGTTGTTCCACTACGAAGGCCTGAGCCGCGCGTTCAACGTCGACCCGCTGATGGCCTGA
- a CDS encoding NAD-dependent epimerase/dehydratase family protein → MSERVLVTGGLGYLGSVLCEHLLSAGYAVTALDNLTYGAGQGLFHLCANPAFDFVKGDVRDEATMRAALKDADHVVHLAGIVGASACDRDPALTKSVNFESVRLLNKLRSPNQLVVFPNTNSGYGATTGATLCTEDTPLEPISLYGRTKCDAERLLLDSPNAVTFRLATVFGMSPRMRLDLLVNHFVYAAVKDGYIVLFEKDFKRNFVHVRDVADAFIHAIRNGAAMSNRPYNLGLDSANLSKEQLAFAVKKQVPKFYIHFAAIGEDPDKRNYIVSSARLKSAGFEAQRSLEAGIGELIKGYRMLSKGPFQNA, encoded by the coding sequence ATGAGCGAGCGCGTTTTGGTCACCGGCGGGCTCGGTTACCTCGGCAGCGTGCTGTGCGAGCACCTCCTGAGCGCCGGGTACGCGGTCACCGCACTTGACAACCTCACCTACGGGGCCGGGCAGGGGCTGTTCCACCTGTGCGCGAACCCCGCGTTCGATTTCGTCAAGGGCGACGTGCGCGACGAGGCCACGATGCGGGCCGCGCTGAAGGACGCGGACCACGTCGTTCACCTCGCGGGGATCGTCGGGGCGTCCGCGTGTGACCGCGACCCGGCGCTGACGAAGTCGGTCAACTTCGAGTCGGTGCGGCTCCTGAACAAGCTCCGCAGCCCGAACCAACTGGTGGTGTTCCCGAACACGAACAGCGGCTACGGCGCCACCACCGGCGCGACGCTGTGCACCGAAGACACGCCCCTGGAGCCGATCTCGCTGTACGGCCGCACCAAGTGCGACGCCGAGCGACTGCTGCTCGACAGCCCGAACGCGGTCACGTTCCGGCTCGCCACGGTGTTCGGGATGTCACCCCGGATGCGGCTCGACCTGCTCGTGAACCACTTCGTGTACGCGGCCGTGAAGGACGGGTACATCGTGCTGTTCGAGAAGGACTTCAAGCGGAACTTCGTCCACGTGCGCGACGTCGCCGACGCGTTCATTCACGCGATCCGGAACGGCGCGGCGATGTCGAACCGGCCGTACAACCTGGGCCTGGACTCCGCGAACCTGTCGAAGGAGCAACTCGCGTTCGCGGTGAAGAAGCAGGTGCCGAAGTTCTACATCCACTTCGCCGCGATCGGGGAGGACCCGGACAAGCGGAACTACATCGTCTCCAGTGCCCGGCTCAAGTCCGCGGGGTTCGAGGCGCAGCGCTCGCTCGAGGCCGGCATCGGCGAACTGATCAAAGGCTACCGGATGCTGTCGAAAGGTCCGTTCCAGAACGCCTGA
- a CDS encoding sulfotransferase family protein yields MPTDPHHLFRYRRPDFLVISPPKTGSTWLADNLRRHPDLFVPEVKEVKYFSSLYKRLDFGWYCDHFVHAGSRRAGEASPSYAALPLARIRQIRELLPHVRLVFLMREPVARAWSHAKHNHRYCEANFAASGPGSATDEQWRTNFSHDWPLVGGDYLGQLRRWSAVFPREQMFVGFYESIASRPADLLRAVLAFLGADPNVDLSGFPVADRILEGPPGVLPDRLAPTLRGLLRARTLELEALLRDRFELDVPPEWRAALTAPADLPAEPPAAFSLGAGDAYLAGVLAQEEVFATGCRFVLTDYRGHDVVFCRGGLYAVAQPADPRALLDDVARERLIAAGACLTAPTLAELKERITDRVLSDAARHRGTLEHALAGARADIARLGTQVAELNALAAELAAVARRPSLARRVLHRVRRAAPVKWA; encoded by the coding sequence ATGCCGACCGATCCGCACCACCTGTTCCGCTACCGCCGGCCGGATTTCCTGGTGATCTCGCCGCCCAAGACCGGGTCCACGTGGCTTGCGGACAATTTGCGCCGTCACCCCGACCTTTTCGTGCCGGAAGTCAAGGAGGTGAAGTACTTCAGCTCGCTGTACAAGCGCCTCGATTTCGGCTGGTACTGCGACCATTTCGTCCATGCCGGTTCGCGCCGGGCCGGGGAGGCGTCACCGTCCTACGCGGCGCTTCCGCTGGCCCGCATTCGGCAGATCCGGGAACTGCTGCCTCACGTGCGGCTGGTGTTCCTGATGCGGGAGCCGGTGGCCCGGGCGTGGTCCCACGCCAAACACAACCACCGGTACTGCGAGGCCAACTTCGCCGCGAGCGGTCCCGGGTCGGCGACCGACGAGCAGTGGCGGACGAATTTCTCGCACGACTGGCCGCTGGTCGGGGGCGATTACTTGGGGCAGCTCCGACGGTGGTCTGCGGTGTTCCCTCGCGAGCAGATGTTCGTTGGGTTCTACGAGTCGATCGCGTCTCGCCCGGCGGACCTGCTGCGCGCCGTGCTCGCGTTCCTTGGAGCTGACCCGAACGTCGACCTGTCCGGATTTCCTGTCGCCGATCGCATTCTGGAAGGGCCGCCTGGCGTCCTGCCGGACCGGCTCGCGCCCACACTGCGCGGGCTGCTCCGTGCCCGCACGCTCGAACTGGAGGCGCTCCTGCGGGACCGGTTCGAACTGGACGTTCCGCCCGAGTGGCGGGCGGCGCTTACGGCTCCAGCTGACTTGCCGGCCGAGCCGCCCGCCGCGTTCAGCCTCGGCGCGGGAGACGCATACCTCGCCGGCGTGCTCGCCCAGGAGGAAGTGTTCGCGACCGGGTGCCGCTTTGTGCTCACCGATTACCGTGGCCACGACGTGGTGTTCTGCCGCGGCGGGTTGTACGCCGTCGCGCAGCCCGCCGATCCGCGCGCGCTGCTTGATGACGTGGCCCGAGAGAGACTGATCGCCGCCGGCGCGTGCCTCACCGCCCCGACGCTAGCGGAGCTTAAGGAGCGGATCACCGATCGGGTTCTGTCGGATGCGGCCCGACACCGGGGAACGCTGGAGCACGCGTTGGCAGGCGCCCGCGCGGATATAGCCCGCCTCGGCACACAGGTGGCGGAGCTGAACGCGCTCGCGGCGGAACTGGCGGCGGTCGCGCGCCGTCCCTCACTCGCCCGCCGCGTACTGCATCGCGTTCGCCGGGCCGCTCCGGTGAAGTGGGCTTGA
- a CDS encoding glycosyltransferase family 2 protein, whose translation MATTELLPRPTAAPTAPAVRRACSVTLVVPTLNEIVGMKAIMPRIRAAWVDQVIVLDGGSTDGTAEWARENGYEVHVQSEPGIRHAYREVLPKVRGDVIVTFSPDGNSVPELLPELIAKIDEGYDMVIASRYKPPAKSADDDLITAFGNWLFTRTVNLLHGGRYTDAMVIYRAYRTRIVRELELDQDRWYRTPEWLFRTRISWEPLLSARAARRGLKVAEIPGDEPPRLGGERKLQVLKWGAAYYFQFVRDVFCWR comes from the coding sequence ATGGCGACCACCGAACTGCTCCCGCGCCCGACCGCCGCCCCGACCGCGCCTGCGGTCCGGCGCGCGTGCTCGGTCACCCTCGTCGTGCCGACGCTCAACGAGATCGTCGGCATGAAGGCGATCATGCCGCGCATCCGGGCGGCGTGGGTCGATCAGGTGATCGTCCTGGACGGCGGCTCGACCGACGGCACGGCCGAGTGGGCGCGCGAGAACGGCTACGAGGTCCACGTCCAGAGCGAGCCCGGCATCCGCCACGCCTACCGGGAGGTGCTCCCGAAGGTGCGCGGGGACGTGATCGTCACCTTCAGCCCGGACGGCAACAGCGTCCCCGAGCTGCTCCCCGAGCTGATCGCGAAGATCGACGAGGGGTACGACATGGTCATCGCGTCGCGGTACAAACCGCCCGCGAAAAGCGCCGACGACGACCTCATCACCGCGTTCGGGAACTGGCTGTTCACGCGCACCGTGAACCTCCTGCACGGCGGCCGGTACACCGACGCGATGGTCATTTACCGCGCGTACCGGACGCGAATCGTCCGCGAGCTGGAACTGGACCAGGACCGCTGGTACCGCACCCCCGAGTGGCTGTTCCGGACGCGGATCAGTTGGGAGCCGCTGCTCTCGGCACGAGCGGCCCGGCGCGGGCTGAAGGTGGCGGAGATCCCGGGCGACGAGCCGCCGCGTTTGGGTGGCGAGCGCAAGCTCCAGGTCCTGAAGTGGGGGGCGGCGTACTACTTCCAGTTCGTGCGCGACGTCTTCTGCTGGCGCTGA